GGCTTCCATTCCAGTGTCTTCCTCCTGGAGAAGTCCATCTCTTTTCAgccagaggctgctggaacCACTCAGAGAGAAGAGGACACAAgaaacccagagctgctccaatgAGCCTGAGCCTCCCTGTGTTCCCTGAGCCACCACATGCACTGGGGATGCTGGACAAAGCTCATTTCACTTGCACACACATGGTCCCACCCCACACAGTGAAGTTGTGTCAGAGCTCCCcacccttcccagcacagccagagctgttcccagctccctgctgagctcccagcttTACTCAGGACAGGGGTATTTCCATCACACAATTACTGCTGCAGCTTCACAAATTCGATGATAATTCAAACATCTGACATCATTCCAATTGTTGGGCAGTTCAGTATCCCTGTGGATTATAACACAATTCTCATCATGTCCTTCACTTGGTTCTCCTTTTCGCCAGAACCTGGGACAGAGACAGGCTTGTTACACCCCAGTGCCCACTGTAGAGCACTGCAGGAAAAGTCCACAGTGGGATGCAAGACTTGAAGGGAAGAGACAGAAGTTCCCAATGCTGATTCATGGACTGAAGCAGTGCCCTTCCTCCCACTCCATATCCCACTGGCACCAGTGACACATGGAAACCTGCCTCCCTCCTACAGCCTTCCAGCACAACAGGGCCCTGCTTCATCCTGCTGGAGGCAACTGATCACCACCACTCACCCCATGCACCTCACTCCCAGCAGAGGCCCATATTGGCTTCCTGCGCAAGTTTGAGACATCTCCCTCTGTTTCACCAACAGACACCTTCAAATCTGCTATACTTTCCTTCCCAACCAGGAGTCAAAACCAACACCCTTCATCCAGAGATACTCACGCTGCAGTCACATGGTATGGAGTCTTGTCCACCCACTGCCACTGGCCCCCCTTCTCTGCAAACAGTCCGATGTATAAATTGTCTGGTTTAGGTTCTTTAGATTGTCTTATCTGCTCAGAGAGGAAATCCTGCaatcagagagagagagtggAATATCTGTGAGGGGCAGGACTAAGCACAGAGAAAGGCATGGGGTCCTCGTGGCGTGGAGATTGAGGCAGAGgtgggctggtgctgcagaggtGCAGACAGgaccttccccctcccctgcaggACACGAGTCCCCACCAGGGCCCAGCActgtggctctgcctgctgggtcCCTCTCTCTGGGTCCCTGTGCACTtacctgctctgccctgctggtgaTCACCACCAGCTGGGAGCCCATCCCAGTGCAGTTCTCTGCACTCTCATCCCATGACATTGTGTCAGGGGACAGGAAATAGCAGCTTCCTTGAAACCTTCTCCAGCCCTTTGGGCAGCATGTCCAGCCTCGGTCTGTGCAGGGAGAGGACAGAGAGATGCAGGCTGCTAACAAGAGGTGGTGATTGCAGAGATCCAGGCTTTCCAGGGACAGTGCTCATTTCCTCCTCAGTGACTTTTCCTGACAGAAAGGGCTTGAAAAAACAGGGATAGTGCAGACATTTCTTCCCACTGCTCAGGGGTAGCACCAGTGAGCTTTGTGTACCCAAAGCCATGGTAATCCTTGTAAGGGGATCTCAGGTCTCTCCAAAGTTctcttggggatgtggtttgacctgccctggcacagcctcctTGAGGGGTTCCCTTAGCCCCAGGGaagaggggacatggggagtACTGACCTGTGCCTTGTGGCCCCGCTGAGTCACACTCCCACTGCgagaagtgctgctgcagggctgagggctgctCACTGCTGTGGCAGAAGGGAAGCACTgcaaagggagaggaaaggcagcaggattAGCCcttgctcccagctcctcacacaGCACCTCTGGCCCCTTGACTCTCCTTCCACCATTTCCCCAGCCAGCATGGTCCCAGCTGTCACCTCTCCTGGCCCACAccagtggcacagctgccctccCAGCCAGAAAGAGCCCCTCTTCCAAGCCAGACAGCAGAGGGACCCCTGGAAGCACATGCCACTGGGGACATGCCCCACCCACGGCAGGAGTGAGCCCTCCCAAGCACAGCCACTCTGCCATGCAcagacccacag
The sequence above is a segment of the Haemorhous mexicanus isolate bHaeMex1 chromosome 2, bHaeMex1.pri, whole genome shotgun sequence genome. Coding sequences within it:
- the LOC132323296 gene encoding C-type lectin domain family 4 member E-like, with translation MMNAQGRVSPGSAAPAEERGCTWLNIWVFLIFALAIKAAFVTLCLLFMLHPGFSSSSLLPFCHSSEQPSALQQHFSQWECDSAGPQGTDRGWTCCPKGWRRFQGSCYFLSPDTMSWDESAENCTGMGSQLVVITSRAEQDFLSEQIRQSKEPKPDNLYIGLFAEKGGQWQWVDKTPYHVTAAFWRKGEPSEGHDENCVIIHRDTELPNNWNDVRCLNYHRICEAAAVIV